A region from the Manihot esculenta cultivar AM560-2 chromosome 13, M.esculenta_v8, whole genome shotgun sequence genome encodes:
- the LOC110630120 gene encoding protein CHROMATIN REMODELING 24 isoform X1: MADAKKSSRKPVSLNDSHYRFLYDLSAPPKNPSSFEEEEESMNLGGRRRLCKASATGTQRGVDDDDDHHQIHMFSGITDFNSSSEEKLTKVKIEGRRRLCKVSSRDKENGGNVAPMLDEPSVPAITDFNFPFEEKETKVKIEGRRRLCKASSREKENAGRVAPELNEPTFSDITDFDSPLPSGATTHANSNQAANEIRYILDDLSSRLDLLSIDKKRDIHNVKAADDCSQLVGVGDREKKVDVPQYASADSSFSGTSYPSDSSSEVNKIVGGCIESVVDDYDEVHMLSKSRADAFLDKLHRANNYSVGLMENEYERVDDKLEAGGHSYMSNVEKNEENVLSRESQGDNHATREWKTKTSTQGPKKNESKRVQGRLSSARQSYVPILREEEDDDCFVLSGKKVVEEAGRRDSKCKESSDAPCAIDLLDDYTNDSVLEDESSFSLAGPRSTFELPSKIAKMLYPHQRDGLKWLWSLHYQGKGGILGDDMGLGKTMQICGFIAGLFHSRLIKRALVVAPKTLLPHWIKELSTVGLSGETREYFGTSSKARQYELQYILQHEGILLTTYDIVRNNAKSLRGDGYADEESEGGYIWDYMILDEGHLIKNPSTQRAKSLLEIPSAHRIIISGTPIQNNLKEMWTLFNFCCPTLLGDYKWFKEHYEHPILRGNDKSASAREKHIGSAVAKELRERIQPYFLRRLKSEVFKEDDSTTATLSKKNEMIVWLRLTRCQKQMYEAFLQSELVLSAFDGSPLAALTILKKICDHPLLLTKRAAEDVLEGMDSMLNPEDAGVAEKLAKQVADVAERVEFQEKHDNVSCKISFILSLLDDLIPKGHNVLIFSQTRKMLNLIQESLLSNGYKFLRIDGTTKASDRLKIVNDFQEGFGAPIFLLTSQVGGLGLTLTKADRVIVVDPAWNPSTDNQSVDRAYRIGQKKDVLVYRLMTCGTVEEKIYRKQIFKGGLFKSATEHKEQIRYFSQQDLRELFSLPKQGFDISLTQQQLHEEHDHQYKMDESLGAHVNFLESLGIAGVSHHSLLFSKTACVQVVNIEEEEIRRKGNASVGSSSSYSLESNNINGAVHAFNPKDVKLNKKSSSPDSVGKLTESEIKERISRLSKLLGNKATVSRLPDQGAKLQKQISELNLELNQLRMEKTTQNEVIDLDDLTGDLQRVLNV; encoded by the exons ATGGCCGACGCCAAGAAAAGTAGCAGGAAACCAGTAAGCTTAAACGATAGCCATTATCGTTTTCTCTACGACCTCTCTGCTCCCCCGAAGAATCCATCTTCTTTCG aagaggaagaagagagtATGAATCTCGGAGGACGACGTCGTCTATGCAAAGCATCGGCTACTGGGACCCAGCGGGGcgttgatgatgatgatgatcatCATCAAATTCACATGTTCTCTGGAATTACTGATTTTAATTCTTCATCTG AAGAAAAGCTAACAAAGGTTAAGATTGAAGGGAGACGTAGACTTTGCAAAGTCTCATCTCGAGACAAGGAAAATGGTGGGAATGTTGCTCCTATGCTCGATGAACCTAGTGTTCCTGCTATTACTGATTTTAATTTTCCTTTTG aagaaaaggagacaAAGGTTAAGATTGAAGGGAGACGTCGACTATGCAAAGCCTCATCTCGGGAGAAGGAGAATGCTGGGAGAGTAGCTCCTGAGCTCAATGAACCTACTTTTTCTGATATTACAGATTTCGATTCACCTCTCCCATCTGGAGCTACAACTCATGCCAACAGTAATCAGGCTGCCAATGAAATCAGGTATATTCTTGATGATTTGAGCTCCAGGCTGGATCTTTTATCAATTGACAAAAAGAGAGACATTCACAATGTCAAGGCAGCTGATGACTGTTCACAATTGGTTGGAGTTGGAGATAGAGAGAAGAAAGTTGATGTGCCTCAATATGCAAGTGCTGACTCCTCATTTTCTGGTACATCTTATCCATCTGATTCTTCATCTGAAGTGAATAAGATTGTTGGTGGTTGCATTGAGAGTGTTGTGGATGATTATGATGAGGTTCATATGTTGAGCAAGTCTAGAGCTGATGCTTTTCTTGATAAGTTGCACAGGGCCAACAATTATAGCGTAGGGCTAATGGAGAATGAGTATGAAAGGGTGGATGACAAATTGGAAGCTGGGGGACATTCCTACATGTCTAATGTTGAAAAAAATGAGGAAAATGTTTTGAGTCGTGAGTCCCAGGGTGACAACCATGCCACTAGGGAGTGGAAAACTAAGACAAGTACTCAAGGACCAAAGAAAAATGAATCCAAAAGGGTGCAAGGGAGATTAAGTTCTGCAAGGCAATCTTATGTGCCTATTCTTAGGGAAGAAGAGGATGATGATTGCTTCGTTTTGAGTGGCAAAAAGGTGGTTGAAGAAGCTGGGAGGCGTGATAGCAAGTGCAAGGAGTCATCTGATGCCCCCTGTGCAATTGATTTGTTGGATGATTATACAAATGATTCAGTTTTGGAGGATGAAAGCTCCTTTTCTTTGGCTGGTCCAAGATCTACATTTGAACTACCAAGTAAAATTGCAAAAATGTTGTATCCACATCAGCGTGATGGGTTAAAGTGGCTATGGTCTTTGCACTATCAGGGTAAGGGTGGAATCCTAGGAGATGATATGGGTCTAGGTAAGACAATGCAG ATTTGTGGATTTATAGCTGGACTTTTTCATTCGAGGTTAATTAAAAGGGCATTGGTCGTGGCCCCTAAAACACTACTTCCTCATTGGATCAAAGAGCTATCCACTGTTGGGCTTTCTGGAGAAACTAGAGA ATACTTTGggacctcttccaaagctcgaCAATATGAGCTGCAATATATACTTCAG CACGAAGGCATTCTCCTTACAACTTATGATATTGTGCGGAACAATGCAAAATCATTAAGAGGAGATGGCTATGCTGATGAGGAAAGTGAGGGTGGTTACATATGGGATTACATGATTCTTGATGAG GGACATCTCATAAAAAATCCTAGCACACAGAGGGCAAAAAGTTTGCTTGAGATACCGAGTGCTCATCGTATTATTATTAGTGGAACACCAATTCAAAACAATCTTAAG GAAATGTGGACGTTATTCAACTTTTGTTGCCCCACTCTGCTTGGTGACTATAAATG GTTTAAAGAACACTATGAACATCCAATCCTTCGCGGCAATGATAAAAGTGCTTCTGCTAGGGAGAAGCATATTGGTTCAGCCGTTGCAAAG GAGCTAAGAGAACGCATTCAACCTTATTTTTTACGTCGATTGAAGAGTGAAGTATTTAAGGAAGATGATTCTACAACTGCTACACTTTCCAAAAAGAATGAGATGATTGTGTGGCTAAGACTTACCCGCTGTCAG AAACAAATGTATGAAGCCTTTTTGCAAAGTGAGCTGGTGTTATCAGCTTTTGATGGCTCACCACTGGCTGCATTGACG attctaaaaaaaatatgtgATCACCCACTTCTTTTGACAAAAAGAGCTGCTGAAGATGTATTAGAAGGAATGGATTCAATGCTAAATCCAGAGGATGCTGGTGTAGCAGAAAAATTGGCAAAGCAGGTTGCTGATGTAGCTGAAAGAGTTGAGTTTCAAGAGAAGCATGACAACGTTTCATGCAAGATATCTTTTATTTTGTCACTACTG GATGATTTAATTCCAAAGGGGCATAATGTTCTTATCTTCTCCCAAACACGCAAGATGCTTAATCTTATTCAG GAATCCCTGCTGTCTAATGGTTACAAATTCTTACGCATTGATGGCACCACTAAAGCTAGTGACAGATTGAAGATTGTTAAT GATTTCCAAGAAGGTTTTGGGGCCCCTATATTTCTCCTCACATCTCAAGTTGGTGGTCTTGGCCTTACACTTACAAAAGCTGACCGTGTCATTGTGGTTGATCCTGCATGGAATCCAAG CACGGATAACCAAAGTGTTGATCGTGCATATCGAATTGGCCAGAAGAAAGATGTCCTTGTGTATAGATTAATGACATGTGGAACTGTTGAAGAAAAGATATACAGAAAGCAG ATATTCAAGGGAGGATTGTTTAAAAGCGCAACTGAACACAAGGAACAGATTCGGTACTTTAGCCAGCAG GACCTTCGGGAACTATTCAGCCTCCCAAAGCAGGGGTTTGATATTTCCCTCACACAACAGCAATTACATGAAGAGCATGACCACCAGTACAAGAT GGATGAATCCCTGGGAGCCCATGTGAACTTCCTGGAGAGTCTAGGCATAGCAGGGGTTAGTCACCACAGTTTGCTATTCTCCAAAACGGCCTGCGTACAAGTTGTAAACATAGAAGAGGAAGAGATAAG GAGAAAAGGAAATGCATCTGTTGGAAGTTCATCAAGTTATTCACTTGAGAGCAATAATATTAATGG GGCTGTGCATGCTTTCAATCCGAAGGATGTAAAACTAAACAAGAAAAGCTCTTCTCCAGATAGTGTTGGCAAACTGACGGAATCTGAAATCAAAGAGAGAATCAGTCGTTTGTCAAAATTACTTGGGAATAAG GCTACAGTTTCAAGATTACCAGACCAAGGAGCGAAATTGCAAAAGCAGATTTCGGAATTGAACTTAGAGCTCAACCAACTCAGGATGGAAAAAACAACTCAGAATGAAGTTATCGATCTGGATGATCTTACTGGGGACCTTCAACGAGTGTTGAATGTATAG